The sequence below is a genomic window from Nostoc flagelliforme CCNUN1.
CCGTTGAAAGTGCCTTTTAAGTCTGCCAAATCTGGTATCGGAGTGGAATTAAGTCGCTGTTCTTCCTGTTTTTCTACCAAAGCTTCAATTTCAGAAAACCGTTGGATTTGGGTTAATAAAGGTTGATTTTGCGCTCCTTGGGGGGTGGTGGTTAGATCCTCTGCTGTGCCATAGATTTCTGCTGAACCACCTGGCAAGTTTTGTAAATCAAATATCTGCGCTACCGTTAGAACATCTTGGATCTCTCCCTGGTTGACGTTCAGTTTACCTTGTAGTTGAGGGCCTTTAGGGCTTTGAGCAAAAGTACCGACAAGGGCGTAGCTACTTTTGCCTTTGATAAATTCGCTATTGGTGACTGTGCCTTTCCCATCACTGTAGCGGAATTGAGCAGCTATTCGATCGCCTTTAAGCCGGCCAATTTGCGGATTAGCGATCGCTAAATTTCCGGTAGCTGCCAATGTCTGCTGATTAAATAGCAAATCCCCTGTTAACAAGCCAGTTATCTTACCAGTCAGGCGAGTAACTGGTGGCGGAGTCAAATTCAATATTTGTAAGGGGAAATTTGCAAGTTTGAGCGCCCAATCATTCCCTTGAGCATTACCTGTAGCTGATGCTTGCTGCCATTTTACTAAGAAAGATTTCGGGCGATTATTGGCATCTAAATTGAACGCCAGGCGATCGCTATTTCCTGCCAAGTTCAAATTTAAACCGCGTCCCTGTGCTGAATCGATGTTTCCAGTTAATAACGGCTCAAAAGCAATGTCTTGAACAACCAAGTCTCGTAAGTTGATTTGCCCTACTACATTTGGCAAGGGCAGCTTACCAGTGATTTGTCCATTAAAATCTACTCTCCCCGCCACAGCAACCTGATTAGGAAGATTGATCGGTAACTGTTTTAAGTTGTAATTCTGGGCTTGGACGTTGATATTTAGGGCAGTAATTTCCGGTATACCTGCCTTTCTTGCATTGGCTAATATGTTACCAGTAACGCTTAAACCGGGAGCAGTTGCTCGCTCAATGGTAAGCCTTTCACCACTCCAAGCGATCGCAGCCGTCAGGGGTTGCTCAAAACCAGGGATACCTTGGGATAATTGCACCTGTCCAGCAGCACGTACATCAGCTAATTTGGATGATCCAAGGGTGCCAGCTAATTGCAACTGACCGCCAAACTTACCCCGCAATTGCTGATTTAACCGATTTAATTCCACACCGTCAGCATTAACTACAGCTTGATAGCGACCATTAGCCAATTGGATATTAGAGGCTGCGATCGTTCCACCTGCAACATCCAGCCTTCCTTGACCACTGGCTTGGATAGTTTGCGGCTGAAAGGACTCAACAGAACCCGCCACATTTGCTTGACCAGTTAACGTCCCTTGGAACTGCGGTGGTACTGCTGCCAACTGCCGTACAGGAACATTATTTGCTTGAAGTTGTGCTTGGTATAAACCATTACTAACTTTAATATTAGAGGCTGTAATAGTTCCACCTGCAACATCCAGCCTTCCTTGACCACTGGCTTGGATAGTTTGCGGTTGGAAGGACTCCACAGAACCCGCCACGTTTACTTGACCAGTTAAGGCTCCCTGGAACTGCCGTGGTACTGCTGCCAACTGCCGTACAGGAACATTATTTGCTTGAACTTGCGCCTGATACACACCATTGGCAAGTTGGATATTAGAGGCTGTAATAGTCCCACGCGCAACATTTACCCGCGCTTGACCGTTGGCTTGAATAGTTTGCAGTTTAAAAGAATCAACAGCACCCGTGACGTTGAACTGACCAGTTAACGCTCCCTGGAACTGCTTTGGTAGTGTTGCCAACTGCTGCACAGGAACATTATTTGCTTGAACTTGCGCCTGATATACACCATTAGCCACTTGAATATTAGAGGCTGTAACCGTACCACCGCCAATAGCAAGGCGACCTTCACCACTGCCACGGAGGGTTTTCAGGCTGAAATTATCTCTGTTACCTGCGATTTGGAATGTACCCGCCAATGGGTTATTTAAAGCTGGGGGAGACTGTTTCAATATTTGTCCCAACCGCACACCATTAGCTACGAGTTGAGCAGAGAAGCTTTGGTCTTGCAGCTGGATATTAGAAACTGCAACTGTGCCCCCACCAATTTTAACTCCTGCCCCATCACTGCGAATCGTGGCAATTTTAAATGGTGCTGTGCTTCCTGAGAGAATGAGACGACCATTAAACTGTGCTTCCGCCAAAGAGACATTTTGCAGTTGACTTTTATCTACAAAGGGTTCCAATTTTACCCCAGAGGCAACAGCCACAGCTTGCCAACGCTCATTGGCGTAACTACCAGTTGCTCGGACTGTACCACCACTCACATTCAGAGCCACATTGCGGAAAGAGACGTTGCGATTTGGAGCGATCGCCACTTCACCCGTTCCGGGGTAAGTTCCGTTAGGAGCCTGGTATTGTACCGCAGTTTGGACATTGGTAGGAGCGCCAGTTAGTTGGGCAGTACCTGAGACGTTGCCGATTTGGAAAGTGGGCGTTATGTCATAAACTTTTGCGATCGCATCCCCTGGAAGATTCTTGGCAGCAAAATTTATATCCAGTTGAGGGTTTTTACCGAGTTGAATTGTGCCAGCGCCCGTGATGTCACCACCAACTTTAGCTTTACCTTGAATATCTTTCAGGGTAATTAAAGAGGAACTAGTCGCAAGCTCAAACTTACTACTGATGCTATTAAAATCAACTTTGTCAATCCGAGCAGTTTGAATAGTGGCAACTGTACCTGAGATAATTGGCTCTTTAGTTGATCCGGTAATCTGCAAATCAGCTTGTACTTGTCCAGCGATCGGCAGAGGTAGTTTTACCTTGAGAGTTTCCTGAGCATTCGCCAAACTTACCGCATTTACCCGCCCTGCCAACTTAAAGCCTGCTTGAGTGTCGATGATTCCCGTAGCCACTACCGGAATTTTGCCGTAGTTGGTAGTAACATTCTCTAACTGCAACTCCGTTCCCTGGAAGCGCAGATTTCCTTGGCTATCGGTCAATAGTTGCGGGACTTTGGGTATTTGAACTGTTACGCCTTGCACAGCAGCCCTGCCATACAATAAAGTCCGTTGTCCTGGTGTTAACTTAACTAACAAGTCGCCATTGGCTCGACCCGCTTGTAAGTTCACTGGTAATTTAATTAATCGACTAATATCCTCAGCCAGCAAGTCTTGCGATCGCACTTGAAAGTTCCCTGCTAGCACCCTGGAACGCGTCTCTCCCTGAATGGAAATACTGC
It includes:
- a CDS encoding translocation/assembly module TamB domain-containing protein → MTKSPNQDILSPCPIRKRLWLLVLSRGSIALGGLLLLGVIVGICRLWTFVQTELTPLAQQSLTTTLNRPVKLGKVTQFSLTGVQFGASTIPATSTDPDRAAVEAVEVGFDPLQLIFNRHLKLDVTLVNPDIYIEQDKQGRWVSTNIAPSREGAAIKTDLDNLRFRNAKLALMPQRRAGGDEGARSSSSPLSPVTFSQINGSAQLLANNQLIRFDLGGQADSGGSISIQGETRSRVLAGNFQVRSQDLLAEDISRLIKLPVNLQAGRANGDLLVKLTPGQRTLLYGRAAVQGVTVQIPKVPQLLTDSQGNLRFQGTELQLENVTTNYGKIPVVATGIIDTQAGFKLAGRVNAVSLANAQETLKVKLPLPIAGQVQADLQITGSTKEPIISGTVATIQTARIDKVDFNSISSKFELATSSSLITLKDIQGKAKVGGDITGAGTIQLGKNPQLDINFAAKNLPGDAIAKVYDITPTFQIGNVSGTAQLTGAPTNVQTAVQYQAPNGTYPGTGEVAIAPNRNVSFRNVALNVSGGTVRATGSYANERWQAVAVASGVKLEPFVDKSQLQNVSLAEAQFNGRLILSGSTAPFKIATIRSDGAGVKIGGGTVAVSNIQLQDQSFSAQLVANGVRLGQILKQSPPALNNPLAGTFQIAGNRDNFSLKTLRGSGEGRLAIGGGTVTASNIQVANGVYQAQVQANNVPVQQLATLPKQFQGALTGQFNVTGAVDSFKLQTIQANGQARVNVARGTITASNIQLANGVYQAQVQANNVPVRQLAAVPRQFQGALTGQVNVAGSVESFQPQTIQASGQGRLDVAGGTITASNIKVSNGLYQAQLQANNVPVRQLAAVPPQFQGTLTGQANVAGSVESFQPQTIQASGQGRLDVAGGTIAASNIQLANGRYQAVVNADGVELNRLNQQLRGKFGGQLQLAGTLGSSKLADVRAAGQVQLSQGIPGFEQPLTAAIAWSGERLTIERATAPGLSVTGNILANARKAGIPEITALNINVQAQNYNLKQLPINLPNQVAVAGRVDFNGQITGKLPLPNVVGQINLRDLVVQDIAFEPLLTGNIDSAQGRGLNLNLAGNSDRLAFNLDANNRPKSFLVKWQQASATGNAQGNDWALKLANFPLQILNLTPPPVTRLTGKITGLLTGDLLFNQQTLAATGNLAIANPQIGRLKGDRIAAQFRYSDGKGTVTNSEFIKGKSSYALVGTFAQSPKGPQLQGKLNVNQGEIQDVLTVAQIFDLQNLPGGSAEIYGTAEDLTTTPQGAQNQPLLTQIQRFSEIEALVEKQEEQRLNSTPIPDLADLKGTFNGEVAVNTATANGLSVDFNLNGQNFAWGKKEERNRFYTADKVIAEGNFENGVLSLRPLRLESENRLIAFTGNVGGDEQSGQLRVNNLPAQVLNNFVKLPVGITGNLNGTAALAGSIANPQARGELQITEGLLNQNKIDSAIASFSYANGRLNFLSTVAVAGPKPVDITGSIPYKLPFASVAPDNDQINLDVKLENEGLALLNVLTKQVVFEKGQGEVDLKVRGTLQKPEVNGIATVNNATFSAQALPRKLRHVTGRVLFNFDSILVENLQGSFSRGKVEAAGEIPIFKNENVTINNPLTVNLDQLALNLKGLYQGGASGNLQITGSALNPVIGGKVNLFDGQVLLAESSGTASSANGSFGVSPTKANKQSKSEIENGSGNAIPRFNNLDLELGKNVQITRPPILSFRATGNLIVNGSINQPIPDGTIRLEQGGVNLFTTQFNLARGYTHTATFTPSQPRDPNLDIQLYAKVLDVTQSNDFSRVNTTGLSALESVRVEATINGLASKLNENLELTSSPSRSQTEIVALLGGGFIDTQGRGDSTLGLINIAGSAVFNNFQSAFNQIGSSFGLSELRIFPTVISENPEAGRSNSTLELAAEAGVDISSKISVSSIKILTTNDPFQWGVNYRINDKFRVRASTNLDDDSRAVVEYQTRF